One window of Candidatus Wallbacteria bacterium genomic DNA carries:
- a CDS encoding helix-turn-helix transcriptional regulator, with product MNNSLGKVFQSERTKKGWSRHDLAVILGYSNVLKGVNRITKLEERGEAPEEFLKTMIRAFDIPIESINQALQLEKRIFLESLFIKPHFLMKFIPGVYLTEDIPDGVSLLNICRKAKKMAARFHQPVRIFFRDFTVLWVYHDRQKIERSVIDGPECIPGAVIGNKFCRFNFKVESVKS from the coding sequence ATGAACAACTCACTGGGTAAAGTATTCCAAAGCGAAAGGACGAAAAAGGGGTGGTCCAGGCATGACCTGGCAGTAATTCTCGGTTACAGCAATGTGCTCAAAGGCGTCAACCGCATCACAAAGTTAGAGGAGCGCGGTGAAGCTCCAGAAGAATTCCTCAAAACCATGATCAGGGCTTTCGACATTCCGATTGAAAGCATCAACCAGGCTCTTCAGCTGGAAAAACGGATTTTCCTTGAATCACTGTTCATCAAGCCTCATTTTCTGATGAAGTTCATTCCTGGGGTCTATCTCACTGAAGACATCCCTGATGGAGTGTCGTTGCTCAATATCTGCCGGAAAGCGAAAAAAATGGCTGCCAGATTCCATCAGCCTGTGCGGATATTCTTCAGGGACTTCACTGTGCTGTGGGTTTACCACGACAGGCAAAAGATAGAGAGAAGTGTAATTGACGGCCCTGAATGTATTCCTGGCGCTGTCATAGGCAATAAGTTCTGCAGGTTCAATTTCAAGGTTGAGTCAGTTAAATCATGA
- a CDS encoding J domain-containing protein: protein MANFVSSTFNPAAQENNEYEVIYQNIDYLNGVIDFPALMVQLSPPDKVAAAIGINNILRHYYREILSENLAARRQIEEQIVRLIGLFAKKEKKKEKKKNPLDDCYEILGCTRTDPIDIIKKKYRQRAKTNHPDVFIAKGLGSNSVKAASEKFRQINEAYEKIKKARNF, encoded by the coding sequence GTGGCAAATTTTGTCAGCTCTACATTTAATCCTGCTGCACAGGAAAACAATGAGTATGAAGTCATATACCAGAATATTGATTATTTAAATGGAGTGATTGATTTCCCGGCTTTAATGGTCCAGCTGAGCCCACCTGATAAAGTAGCTGCAGCCATTGGCATCAATAATATACTCAGACATTACTATCGCGAGATACTCTCCGAAAATCTGGCAGCAAGACGGCAGATTGAGGAGCAGATAGTCCGGCTGATTGGATTATTTGCAAAGAAAGAAAAAAAGAAGGAGAAAAAGAAAAATCCGCTGGATGACTGTTATGAGATCCTTGGTTGCACAAGGACTGATCCAATAGATATCATTAAGAAGAAATACAGGCAGAGAGCTAAAACAAATCATCCTGATGTATTTATTGCCAAAGGATTGGGCAGTAATTCCGTCAAAGCCGCAAGCGAGAAATTCCGTCAAATAAACGAGGCATACGAGAAAATAAAGAAGGCAAGAAACTTCTGA
- a CDS encoding tetratricopeptide repeat protein, translating to MKKAVRISSRKKKQQHDKDKHIKPAVLFDFPNSYALIKKVIDLCPNESKLFVQIGNIIWGLSLPEKTALAAQFFEKAVKLDPENPDLLWNLGKCLEQSEQFEKAIPVLEKYESINDRDFVNVEHSLLNAYVAMDMREKARMLYNKQLKKDRKRAKSYWGHIEKLFADRDADRQLIDSFVSIEPKLKCATSEPALDKLQHIIRVGLWKSHDQYQMLLFIGKLLQKYGFYQASSLYLKKWSLYARSICCYQTRYLLAKAYNVMKKTGEARNILEKLTLLIPDFKEAQFELGITYHLLGLTEEVQNQYEKLCELDPKLAKAFKKRIS from the coding sequence ATGAAAAAAGCAGTGAGAATCAGTAGCAGGAAAAAGAAACAACAGCATGATAAAGACAAGCACATCAAACCCGCTGTTCTCTTCGACTTTCCAAATAGCTATGCTCTGATAAAAAAAGTAATTGATCTCTGCCCAAACGAGTCGAAATTGTTTGTACAGATCGGGAACATTATTTGGGGTCTCAGCTTGCCTGAAAAAACAGCCTTAGCAGCCCAGTTTTTTGAGAAAGCAGTAAAACTAGACCCTGAAAACCCTGATTTGCTTTGGAATCTTGGCAAATGCCTAGAACAATCTGAGCAGTTTGAAAAAGCAATACCAGTCCTGGAAAAATACGAATCGATAAATGACAGAGACTTTGTAAACGTTGAGCATTCTCTGCTCAATGCTTATGTTGCCATGGACATGAGAGAAAAGGCCCGGATGCTTTACAATAAGCAACTGAAAAAAGATCGAAAACGAGCTAAAAGTTACTGGGGGCATATTGAAAAATTATTCGCAGATCGAGATGCTGACAGGCAATTGATTGACTCATTTGTATCTATTGAACCCAAGTTGAAGTGCGCTACCAGTGAGCCTGCACTCGATAAACTCCAGCACATCATTAGGGTGGGCCTTTGGAAAAGCCATGATCAATATCAGATGCTTTTATTCATCGGAAAATTACTGCAGAAATATGGATTTTACCAGGCATCAAGCTTGTATCTAAAAAAATGGAGTCTCTATGCCCGTAGTATTTGCTGCTACCAGACTAGATATCTCCTTGCTAAGGCCTACAATGTAATGAAAAAGACCGGCGAAGCCAGGAATATCCTTGAAAAATTGACATTACTGATTCCTGATTTTAAAGAGGCACAGTTCGAACTCGGAATTACTTATCATCTGCTCGGCCTGACAGAGGAGGTTCAGAACCAGTATGAGAAGCTGTGCGAGCTTGATCCGAAACTTGCAAAAGCGTTCAAAAAAAGAATTTCTTGA
- a CDS encoding helicase-related protein, with translation MSNDRTFITNENGKSLLDRFEILIKDTRFFDVLVGYFFTSGFHALYKSLETTEKIRILIGIDTDYQTSSLIRQVNNEQVNLQFSHAETKLKFANSLSEEMEKSEDQPEIEEGVLKFMNWLKSRKLVIKAYPSRNIHAKVYIMTFKEGDRDIGRVITGSSNFTQAGLIDNLEFNVELDRPTDYEFAQEKFKELWENAVDVGEKYLETIKTRTWLNDEITPYELYLKFLYEYFREKINLDQESISKKYLPRDFLDLEFQSEAVKDAKSKLEEYGGVFLSDVVGLGKTYISALLAQQLDGRTLVIAPPLLVDKNIPGSWPNVFRDFGLCDECESLGKLDDLIRRGTERYANIFIDEAHRFRTESTETYEKLAMICRGKKVILVSATPFNNHPKDLLALIKLFQKGKKSDIPNLPDLESFFSGLEKKLKGLDRQKDYKKFIAVVKENAGEIREKVLKYLMVRRTRSEIVKYFGENLAAQKLKFPEVADPNPVYYQLNENEDFVFNKTIELVTTGFKYARYTPLLYLRKSLDQLQTQSQKNMMCFMRTLLVKRLESSFHAFRMSLQRFIKSYDHFIREFDKGFVYLSKDYSGKIFDYLESDDPDAIRRLIDEEKAEKYDSCDFKDNFRDDLLNDHKILLEISKLWEKVKRDPKLLTFKDYLSNDPILKDDNKLILFTESKETAEYLHANLSKIEKTLVFSSGSSESERNSVTDNFDARARNKKDDYRILISTEVLSEGVNLHRSNIVINYDIPWNPTRMMQRVGRINRVDTKFDEIYTYNFFPTVQSNDQIKLKEAAQAKIEAFITMLGSDARLLTKSEEIESFNLFSKLTSKRTITGEDENESSELKYLKVIRDLRDNDKDLFEKVKKLPKKCRSARASDNNGLVTFFRRGKLNKFYLSDKSETRELDFFSAAVLVEAEMEEKRDKIGPEFYSLLNLNKKQFEIATTEELQIIPGRIARDNAMKILRILKSKDFNVFQGFTDDDELFIKDTKKLIEDGNLPRQTAQRLIAKIGNELNPLRILGFLRTEIHKELFTASFCGTDAHNHGQREVILSEFLSERSDC, from the coding sequence ATGTCCAATGACCGCACTTTCATAACCAACGAAAACGGTAAGAGCCTCTTAGATAGGTTTGAAATATTAATCAAAGACACTCGATTTTTCGATGTTCTGGTCGGATACTTTTTTACAAGTGGATTTCACGCTCTGTATAAATCCTTGGAAACTACAGAAAAAATAAGAATTCTGATAGGAATCGACACTGATTATCAAACCTCAAGCCTTATCAGACAAGTCAATAATGAGCAAGTGAATCTTCAGTTTTCACACGCGGAAACTAAGCTGAAATTCGCTAATTCTCTATCAGAAGAAATGGAGAAATCAGAAGACCAGCCTGAGATAGAAGAGGGCGTACTCAAATTCATGAACTGGTTAAAAAGTAGAAAGCTTGTAATCAAAGCTTATCCATCCCGAAACATCCATGCCAAAGTTTATATCATGACTTTTAAAGAAGGTGACCGAGATATAGGTAGAGTGATAACAGGGTCAAGCAATTTTACTCAGGCTGGTTTGATTGACAATCTGGAATTCAACGTCGAGTTAGACAGACCTACGGATTATGAATTTGCGCAGGAGAAGTTCAAAGAACTCTGGGAAAACGCTGTTGATGTTGGTGAAAAATACTTAGAAACAATTAAAACTAGAACCTGGCTGAATGATGAAATCACCCCTTATGAACTTTACTTGAAGTTTTTGTACGAATATTTCCGGGAAAAGATCAACCTAGATCAGGAATCAATATCGAAAAAGTACCTCCCCAGGGACTTTCTGGATCTTGAATTTCAGTCAGAGGCGGTAAAGGATGCTAAATCCAAACTTGAAGAATACGGTGGAGTATTCTTGTCAGATGTCGTTGGTCTGGGTAAGACTTACATTTCAGCTCTACTTGCCCAGCAGCTGGATGGCAGGACTCTTGTCATCGCCCCACCACTTTTGGTAGATAAGAATATTCCTGGTTCTTGGCCAAATGTATTCAGGGATTTTGGTCTTTGCGATGAATGTGAATCATTGGGTAAGCTGGATGATTTGATCCGCAGAGGTACTGAAAGATACGCTAATATTTTTATCGATGAAGCTCACAGATTTAGGACTGAGAGCACTGAGACTTACGAAAAATTAGCAATGATTTGTAGAGGTAAGAAAGTAATCCTTGTTTCAGCTACACCATTTAATAATCACCCTAAAGACTTGCTAGCACTGATAAAGCTTTTCCAGAAAGGAAAAAAAAGCGATATCCCTAACCTTCCTGACCTTGAATCGTTTTTTTCCGGACTTGAAAAGAAGCTGAAAGGGCTAGATAGACAAAAAGATTATAAGAAATTTATCGCGGTTGTAAAAGAAAACGCTGGTGAGATTAGGGAAAAAGTTCTGAAGTATCTAATGGTTAGGCGAACCAGATCCGAGATTGTGAAGTACTTTGGCGAAAACCTGGCTGCTCAAAAATTGAAGTTTCCGGAGGTGGCTGACCCGAATCCGGTGTATTATCAGTTGAATGAAAACGAGGATTTTGTTTTTAACAAAACCATTGAACTTGTAACTACAGGTTTCAAATACGCTCGTTACACGCCACTACTCTATCTTAGAAAATCACTCGATCAGTTGCAGACACAGTCTCAGAAAAACATGATGTGTTTCATGCGAACATTGTTAGTAAAACGGCTGGAAAGCAGTTTTCACGCTTTCCGTATGTCTTTGCAGAGGTTCATCAAGTCATACGACCATTTTATAAGGGAATTCGACAAGGGATTTGTGTACCTCAGTAAGGATTATTCAGGGAAGATCTTCGATTATCTGGAAAGCGACGATCCAGACGCAATCCGGAGATTGATCGATGAAGAAAAAGCGGAAAAATACGATTCCTGTGATTTCAAGGATAATTTCAGAGACGATCTTCTAAATGATCATAAAATTTTACTGGAAATTTCCAAATTGTGGGAAAAAGTTAAACGCGACCCTAAACTTCTCACTTTCAAGGATTATCTTTCAAACGATCCGATTTTGAAAGATGATAATAAGTTGATTCTTTTCACCGAATCCAAGGAGACTGCTGAATATCTTCATGCAAATCTATCGAAAATAGAGAAGACGCTTGTCTTTTCAAGCGGATCAAGCGAATCAGAAAGGAATTCTGTTACTGATAACTTTGACGCCAGGGCCAGGAATAAAAAAGACGATTACAGAATTTTGATATCGACCGAAGTCTTGTCAGAAGGCGTGAATCTGCACAGATCGAACATAGTGATCAATTACGACATCCCCTGGAATCCAACACGAATGATGCAAAGGGTGGGTCGCATAAACCGTGTGGACACGAAATTCGATGAAATTTACACGTATAATTTTTTCCCCACAGTTCAGTCCAATGATCAAATCAAACTTAAAGAAGCAGCTCAGGCGAAAATCGAAGCCTTCATCACCATGCTTGGCAGCGATGCCAGGTTGCTGACAAAATCCGAAGAGATTGAATCATTTAATCTTTTCAGTAAATTGACTTCTAAAAGAACGATAACTGGAGAAGACGAGAACGAGTCCAGTGAATTGAAGTATCTCAAGGTAATAAGGGATTTGCGGGATAATGACAAAGACCTCTTTGAAAAAGTGAAAAAACTACCTAAAAAATGCAGAAGTGCGAGAGCTTCTGATAACAATGGATTGGTCACTTTCTTCAGAAGGGGAAAACTTAACAAGTTTTATTTATCGGATAAATCAGAGACCAGAGAATTGGATTTTTTTTCAGCTGCAGTATTGGTAGAGGCTGAGATGGAAGAAAAGAGGGATAAAATCGGACCTGAATTTTATTCGCTGCTGAATCTTAACAAGAAGCAATTTGAGATTGCTACTACAGAAGAATTACAAATCATACCAGGTAGAATTGCTAGAGATAATGCGATGAAAATATTGAGAATACTTAAAAGCAAGGATTTCAATGTGTTCCAGGGATTCACAGATGACGACGAGTTGTTTATCAAAGATACAAAAAAACTGATAGAAGACGGTAATCTCCCTAGACAAACTGCCCAAAGGTTGATTGCTAAGATTGGAAATGAACTAAATCCATTGAGGATTCTGGGATTTTTAAGAACTGAAATCCACAAAGAATTGTTTACTGCGAGTTTCTGTGGGACAGACGCCCATAATCATGGCCAGAGAGAAGTTATTTTGTCCGAGTTTTTATCCGAACGATCCGATTGCTAA
- a CDS encoding TaqI-like C-terminal specificity domain-containing protein, with translation MEKSQARKIVRETFESPFDKTRFTFFIKNLLNKIEDAPFTYQGNYIHAPFRPFISTLERIGKYSIDEHIIDILIVRLKKETSIERARTMQRNFVAGYLNGSRGDTQKDAALVAFVSPDCEDWRFSLVKMDYRLVQGVNGKVKAKEEFTPARRWSFLVGENENSHTAQSRLVPILEDDETKPTLAKLEEAFNIEKISNEFFDKYRGLFITVKEQMDTVLENDAKIRDDFNSNGLNTVDFSKKLLGQIVFLYFLQKKGWFGVARDAEWGTGPKGFLRDLLENKKKYCIYTNFFNDILEPLFYEALAIERPDDFYSKFNCKIPFLNGGLFEPIYNYDWVHTDILLPNEIISNNKKTKEGDIGDGILDVFDRYNFTVKEDEPLEKEVAIDPEMLGKAYEKFNAIRSDNFDEYKAALKSGNRGAESKFNKQYGVYYTPRDIVHYMCQQSLINYLVTELESKATKDEIEILVTIGDKVRENEERVESKGKESEKYSYKLSENIRKNSLFIDQKLAEIAVCDPAVGSGAFPVGMMTEIVKARYVLSIFIKEQERSIYRFKRECIENSLYGVDIDPGAVEIAKLRLWLSLIVEEEDFKHIKPLPNLDYKIMQGNSLLEEFEGIKLLDESIFSTISCKGDDKLDKLFLQRDKLQDELVDLNRRITYLTPRISELKSDLKELDKSIKKILEKEKKSLDIDNLFESQNIIREKTIELNALHRTFFKAIRKKEKDELRKQIDKLEWELIEASLQEQGKITELKNLEKIKKANIKPFFLWKLHFSEVFLDKKGFDIVVANPPFIFSRDSAKKGFTQKDKDFFYKNYRLSEYQLNYYPLFLEKGTDLLRQNGCISFITPNNWMTINSNKSMREFVLENSEITIVNFYAHVFDSAAVDNSIIIYKKSSENHKIRLFEFTDQLHFIKETECKFFLDQRDHVINIQMVRGDKTIAIIQKIETNSAKLGEIADVKAGLKAYETGTGNPPQTDEMKKTRIYHSNKRIDDSYLKYLDGCDVCRYCYVWSGEYLKYGENLAAPRKNFNLFSTRRILVRQIPSKPPYCINACLIDEIVLNDLNSMNVISIQQEPEYVLGILNSRLISWWFVNKLGKMQRETFPQFKVNELKEFPIPKDIDQKICKKITVLVSQILSAMHQSSDFDSSKLESEIDHLVYSIYDLSLDEIKIVEGNVK, from the coding sequence ATGGAAAAAAGTCAGGCCAGGAAAATAGTAAGAGAAACTTTCGAATCACCTTTCGATAAAACAAGATTTACTTTTTTTATTAAGAACCTTCTCAATAAAATTGAAGATGCTCCATTTACATATCAAGGCAATTACATACATGCTCCATTTAGACCTTTTATTAGCACACTTGAGAGGATTGGAAAGTATTCAATTGATGAACATATTATTGACATCCTGATTGTCCGATTAAAAAAGGAGACATCCATTGAGCGAGCTCGGACAATGCAAAGAAATTTTGTCGCTGGTTATCTTAACGGAAGTCGTGGAGATACACAAAAAGATGCAGCTCTAGTTGCTTTTGTTTCTCCGGATTGTGAAGATTGGCGATTTTCTCTTGTTAAAATGGATTATCGTTTGGTACAAGGAGTAAACGGAAAGGTCAAAGCGAAGGAAGAATTTACTCCTGCACGCAGATGGTCATTTCTGGTGGGGGAAAATGAGAACAGTCATACTGCTCAAAGTCGCCTTGTGCCGATTCTTGAAGATGATGAGACAAAACCAACACTTGCTAAGCTGGAAGAAGCTTTCAATATCGAAAAAATCAGTAATGAGTTTTTCGATAAATATCGTGGGTTATTCATTACTGTAAAAGAGCAAATGGATACTGTGCTTGAGAATGACGCCAAAATCAGAGATGATTTCAATTCAAATGGTCTGAATACTGTTGATTTTTCTAAGAAGCTTTTGGGGCAGATTGTTTTTTTATATTTTTTACAGAAAAAAGGCTGGTTCGGAGTAGCTCGTGATGCTGAATGGGGAACAGGACCAAAGGGCTTTTTGCGTGATCTTTTGGAGAATAAGAAGAAATATTGCATTTATACAAACTTTTTCAATGACATACTTGAGCCTCTCTTTTATGAAGCTTTAGCCATCGAGAGACCGGATGATTTTTACAGTAAGTTTAATTGTAAAATACCTTTTTTGAATGGCGGACTTTTTGAACCTATTTATAATTATGATTGGGTACATACCGATATACTTCTTCCAAATGAGATCATTTCCAACAATAAAAAAACCAAGGAAGGCGATATTGGAGATGGGATTCTGGATGTTTTTGACAGGTATAATTTTACAGTAAAAGAAGATGAGCCCCTTGAAAAAGAAGTTGCGATTGATCCAGAAATGCTCGGGAAAGCTTACGAAAAATTCAATGCTATCAGATCCGATAATTTTGATGAATACAAAGCTGCCTTGAAATCTGGAAATAGAGGTGCAGAGAGCAAGTTCAACAAGCAATACGGTGTTTATTATACCCCAAGAGATATTGTGCATTATATGTGCCAGCAAAGCTTGATTAATTATCTGGTAACCGAACTGGAGAGCAAAGCAACAAAAGACGAGATTGAAATATTGGTAACAATTGGTGACAAAGTTAGAGAAAATGAGGAACGTGTTGAGAGCAAAGGTAAAGAATCCGAAAAATACTCATACAAACTTTCCGAAAACATCAGGAAAAATTCCCTTTTTATCGATCAAAAACTTGCAGAAATTGCTGTATGCGATCCTGCGGTAGGTTCTGGAGCCTTCCCTGTCGGCATGATGACGGAGATTGTCAAAGCGCGGTATGTTCTTTCGATTTTCATAAAAGAGCAGGAAAGATCAATCTATCGATTCAAGCGGGAATGTATCGAGAATTCCCTCTACGGAGTTGATATTGATCCGGGTGCAGTAGAGATTGCCAAGCTGAGATTATGGCTTTCATTGATTGTGGAAGAGGAAGATTTTAAGCATATTAAGCCGTTACCCAATCTTGATTACAAAATTATGCAGGGAAATAGCCTTTTAGAAGAATTCGAAGGCATAAAATTGCTAGATGAGTCAATATTTTCTACTATAAGCTGTAAGGGTGATGATAAATTGGACAAGTTGTTTCTGCAGAGAGACAAACTGCAAGATGAACTTGTAGATCTGAATCGGCGAATTACTTATCTCACACCACGTATTAGCGAATTAAAATCAGATCTTAAAGAATTAGATAAAAGTATAAAAAAGATCCTGGAAAAAGAAAAGAAAAGTTTAGATATTGACAACCTATTTGAATCTCAGAACATAATTAGAGAAAAAACGATTGAACTTAATGCTCTGCACAGAACATTTTTCAAAGCGATTAGAAAAAAAGAAAAAGACGAACTAAGAAAGCAAATTGATAAGCTGGAATGGGAACTTATAGAAGCCTCACTTCAAGAACAAGGTAAAATTACAGAATTGAAGAATCTGGAAAAAATCAAAAAAGCCAATATCAAGCCATTCTTTCTATGGAAACTACATTTTTCAGAAGTTTTTTTGGATAAAAAAGGCTTTGATATAGTTGTTGCAAATCCACCTTTCATTTTTTCTCGCGACAGTGCCAAGAAAGGCTTTACGCAAAAGGACAAGGACTTTTTTTATAAAAATTATAGACTAAGTGAGTATCAGTTGAATTATTATCCGTTATTTCTTGAAAAAGGGACTGATTTGTTACGACAAAATGGTTGTATTTCATTTATAACACCGAATAACTGGATGACGATTAACTCTAATAAATCAATGAGAGAATTTGTTTTAGAAAATTCTGAGATTACTATTGTGAATTTTTATGCTCATGTTTTTGATAGTGCAGCTGTTGATAACTCGATTATTATCTACAAGAAATCAAGTGAAAATCATAAAATTAGATTGTTTGAATTCACTGATCAGCTTCATTTTATCAAGGAAACTGAATGTAAATTTTTCCTCGACCAGCGAGATCATGTCATTAACATACAGATGGTCAGGGGAGACAAAACGATAGCGATAATTCAAAAGATTGAAACAAATTCAGCGAAACTTGGAGAAATTGCTGATGTTAAGGCAGGTTTAAAAGCATATGAAACAGGTACTGGCAATCCTCCACAAACAGATGAAATGAAGAAAACACGTATTTATCATAGTAACAAAAGAATTGATGATTCTTACTTAAAATATTTAGATGGTTGTGATGTTTGCAGATATTGTTATGTATGGAGTGGTGAATACTTAAAATATGGTGAAAATCTTGCTGCACCAAGAAAAAACTTTAACCTTTTTTCGACTAGAAGAATTTTAGTAAGGCAAATCCCCTCAAAGCCACCTTATTGCATCAACGCTTGTTTGATAGATGAAATAGTATTAAACGATTTGAATTCGATGAATGTAATTAGCATTCAACAAGAACCAGAATATGTTTTGGGAATTTTGAATTCGAGATTAATTTCATGGTGGTTTGTAAATAAGCTTGGAAAGATGCAGAGAGAAACATTTCCTCAATTTAAGGTTAATGAGCTCAAAGAATTTCCAATTCCAAAAGACATTGATCAAAAAATATGTAAAAAGATCACTGTTCTTGTCTCACAAATTCTTTCAGCGATGCATCAATCTTCAGATTTTGATTCTTCGAAGCTTGAAAGCGAGATTGACCATTTAGTTTATTCGATCTATGATCTTTCTTTAGACGAGATTAAGATCGTTGAGGGGAATGTAAAATGA
- a CDS encoding AIPR family protein — MGLPLDLNAKNHSLNASIVDQRLNGIIEEFGDLLPNGDSNKKKSSAFVALTMSTTLDIEIGEAVELLTEGGNDAGVDGLHIGEINDGEFTVSLFQGKYKIKNLDGTSNFPEEGIQKALNTISTLFDPLKQIELNEKIAPKVEEIRSMVRDGLIPNVRMILCNNGLKWTEQGQNWINNSGFNSSQVEWIHWNHDLIVSILKKKKSVDDSLRLNGKALIEDFNFRRVLLGRIPVSEIAELFNRHNDLLLERNIRRYLGLHSNRVNQEIHDTLMDATKKNNFYFFNNGITIICRKFRYNALQGENYTIKLEGLQIINGGQTCKTIQQTLNDPSLLTQFENVCVLVRIYELAEDDKEFIRDITYATNSQNPVDLRDLRSNDEIQKQLEIGMRDLGFVYKRQREEGPSGPQVITSGTVAESVLAIWRQCPHQAKFRQREHFGRMYEMIFSGLNAAQAILAVQIFRYVENLRKRPEKQKLPVFLPYASHYVAMVMGILLCYDLKLKDDTEIFHRNFAELQSVFEKNSKRYYFSAIEVLEKALEHLYGNREISLQQLSATFRRGDLLEFIYKEDHAKQTTKSK; from the coding sequence ATGGGACTACCTTTGGATTTGAATGCAAAGAACCACAGCCTCAACGCCAGTATTGTTGATCAGCGGTTGAATGGAATAATCGAAGAATTCGGTGATTTGCTCCCTAACGGAGACAGCAACAAAAAAAAATCCTCCGCTTTTGTCGCTTTGACTATGTCCACCACCCTTGACATAGAAATTGGAGAGGCTGTCGAATTGCTTACAGAAGGAGGTAATGACGCTGGTGTTGATGGACTCCACATTGGTGAAATAAATGATGGTGAATTTACAGTATCTCTTTTCCAGGGAAAATATAAAATAAAAAATCTTGATGGAACTTCAAATTTTCCAGAAGAAGGTATTCAGAAAGCACTGAATACGATATCGACCTTGTTTGATCCTTTGAAACAAATCGAGTTGAACGAAAAAATCGCACCTAAAGTTGAAGAAATTCGTTCAATGGTTCGTGATGGTCTTATTCCCAACGTGCGTATGATTCTTTGCAACAACGGATTAAAGTGGACAGAACAGGGTCAAAATTGGATTAACAATTCGGGGTTCAATAGCAGCCAAGTTGAGTGGATTCACTGGAATCACGACTTGATTGTATCGATCTTGAAAAAAAAGAAATCGGTTGATGACTCACTCCGTCTAAATGGCAAAGCCTTAATAGAAGACTTCAATTTTAGACGTGTTCTGTTAGGCAGAATCCCGGTGTCTGAAATTGCTGAACTTTTCAATCGGCATAATGATCTGCTGCTGGAGCGAAATATACGCAGATATCTTGGGCTTCATTCCAATCGAGTAAATCAAGAAATTCATGATACCCTTATGGATGCGACGAAGAAAAACAATTTTTATTTTTTCAACAATGGGATCACTATTATTTGCAGAAAATTTCGTTACAACGCGCTTCAGGGAGAGAATTATACTATCAAGTTGGAAGGTCTTCAGATTATAAATGGTGGGCAAACCTGCAAAACAATTCAGCAGACTTTGAATGATCCTTCATTACTTACTCAATTTGAAAATGTCTGTGTTCTTGTGAGAATCTACGAACTTGCTGAAGACGATAAGGAATTCATTAGAGATATTACATATGCAACCAACAGCCAGAATCCTGTTGACTTGAGAGATTTGAGATCGAACGATGAGATCCAGAAGCAGCTTGAAATTGGAATGAGAGATCTGGGTTTTGTATATAAAAGGCAACGTGAAGAAGGCCCATCTGGACCGCAGGTAATCACCAGTGGGACAGTAGCTGAAAGCGTACTTGCTATCTGGAGACAGTGTCCTCACCAAGCGAAATTTCGCCAGAGAGAACACTTCGGACGGATGTATGAAATGATTTTCAGTGGATTAAATGCTGCTCAGGCAATTTTGGCGGTACAGATCTTCAGATATGTCGAAAATCTACGTAAAAGACCAGAAAAACAGAAACTACCAGTTTTTCTACCTTACGCTTCACATTATGTCGCAATGGTCATGGGAATATTACTTTGCTATGATTTGAAATTGAAAGACGATACAGAAATTTTTCATCGAAATTTTGCAGAGTTACAAAGTGTTTTCGAGAAAAATAGTAAAAGGTACTATTTTTCTGCCATAGAAGTACTTGAAAAAGCACTGGAGCATCTATATGGCAATCGAGAAATTTCCTTGCAACAATTATCAGCGACTTTCCGCAGGGGAGATTTGTTAGAGTTTATTTATAAAGAAGATCATGCAAAGCAAACAACTAAATCAAAGTGA